In Methanomassiliicoccus sp., one DNA window encodes the following:
- the hflX gene encoding GTPase HflX, translating into MIELEDLATSMSYQVVYEVLQRRDRPHPKSFVGKGKLSELKELLQKRPVDLLIFNGSLKPSQHLLLERELKIECIDRVRLILNIFATRAFSREAQLQVHRAKLIYEIPLLREWIHNAKSGEHPGFLGGGEYETDAYYELIRRQLSRIDDELRRLETDHSNKRKQRRKKGFNLVAIAGYTNAGKSTLLNALTTERALVEDRLFSTLSTTTGRMDGESKQILITDTIGFLSNLPHFMIESFKSTIDEVYFADLVILVADCSDSIEEMRRKLETSRGVLFPEVDPHSLVLVLSKKDLASDVLAKVRMARDVVPVREVVVLSSATGEGVQELRRVITSTFEYPVEMSFRIPHVEGVNPFLSWLHAHTEVVKVDYGDDVEVHLFSQEKDHSRIVNHIVALGGRAI; encoded by the coding sequence GTGATCGAACTCGAGGATCTAGCGACATCAATGTCCTATCAGGTCGTATACGAGGTCCTTCAACGAAGAGATCGACCCCACCCCAAGAGCTTTGTCGGTAAAGGAAAGCTCAGTGAACTTAAGGAACTTCTTCAAAAACGACCTGTCGATCTCTTGATATTCAATGGAAGTCTCAAACCATCTCAGCATCTTCTCCTAGAGCGAGAACTGAAGATCGAATGCATCGACCGTGTTCGATTGATCCTAAACATTTTCGCCACCAGGGCATTCTCCCGGGAGGCACAGCTCCAGGTCCATCGTGCGAAGCTCATATATGAGATCCCCCTCCTCCGAGAATGGATCCATAATGCCAAGAGCGGAGAGCACCCAGGCTTCCTGGGTGGAGGTGAGTACGAGACCGATGCTTACTATGAGCTTATTCGTCGGCAGCTTAGTCGGATCGATGATGAACTTAGGAGACTGGAGACGGACCATAGTAATAAAAGGAAACAAAGAAGAAAGAAAGGTTTCAATCTCGTAGCGATAGCTGGCTACACCAATGCAGGAAAGTCCACTTTGCTCAACGCCCTCACGACGGAGAGGGCCTTGGTGGAGGATCGCCTTTTCTCCACTCTCTCCACCACCACTGGGAGAATGGATGGAGAAAGCAAACAGATACTGATCACAGATACCATCGGATTCCTCTCCAACCTTCCCCATTTCATGATCGAGTCGTTCAAGAGCACCATCGATGAGGTGTACTTCGCCGACCTGGTCATCCTCGTCGCGGACTGCTCCGACAGCATTGAGGAGATGCGAAGGAAGCTCGAGACCTCCAGGGGGGTCCTGTTCCCAGAGGTCGATCCTCATTCTCTGGTCCTTGTTCTAAGCAAGAAGGACCTGGCTTCGGACGTACTAGCAAAGGTAAGAATGGCCCGAGACGTCGTTCCCGTGCGGGAGGTCGTGGTCCTGTCATCTGCCACCGGTGAGGGGGTGCAGGAACTTCGAAGGGTCATCACCTCAACCTTCGAGTATCCCGTGGAGATGAGCTTTCGCATACCCCATGTCGAAGGTGTCAATCCCTTTCTGTCTTGGCTGCACGCTCACACCGAGGTCGTCAAGGTCGACTACGGTGACGATGTGGAGGTACATCTCTTCTCTCAGGAAAAGGACCATTCACGTATCGTCAACCACATCGTGGCCTTGGGAGGTCGGGCGATCTGA
- a CDS encoding DUF3198 domain-containing protein codes for MIGVVIFAVGLLDLLNMRFVEVGTWGYWLLGIGAVMLLIGLIWLASYRLNVRKFNKLMEEKSKANFTRNMDDVEYLAWRLPLKFEERLSAKKKELGIK; via the coding sequence TTGATCGGTGTTGTCATCTTCGCGGTGGGTTTGCTCGATCTCCTCAACATGCGCTTCGTAGAGGTAGGGACCTGGGGATATTGGCTGCTGGGCATTGGTGCCGTAATGCTCTTGATCGGATTGATCTGGCTCGCAAGCTACCGCCTCAATGTGAGAAAGTTCAACAAGCTTATGGAGGAAAAGAGCAAGGCCAATTTCACCAGGAACATGGACGACGTCGAGTACCTCGCCTGGAGACTTCCACTGAAGTTCGAGGAGCGCCTATCGGCCAAGAAGAAGGAGCTGGGCATTAAATAG
- a CDS encoding DUF1743 domain-containing protein, whose amino-acid sequence MIIAADDTDSSTWMCTTFLATELVRALPDLDVIGLPRLVRLNPAVPWKTRGNGAICIRVGKGTGRPRPIGRIGEREILSYARSVQEPDPDDVLDRCRPILERWSQLDDSDPGLVVSSRPPRPDLYLRAVSEIIAKQDAVNALHDVDAKTYELNSGRGLIGAAAAASWSPRDRTYEVLTYRRQDLWGSPREVSSRDVSLLDERFPSTFNNYDALTQRPAIIPHTTCPILYGIRGDSPMDLIEAQRSISSEPVDRWMLFISNQGTDDHVLREWTDLAPNRSYEVEGAVLASPRTVPGGHVIFSMSSRAGPLECAAYEPSKGFRDLVRALLPGDRVKVIGELREQPRTLNLEKFQVISLAPATVRSNPPCPSCGKNMKSAGRGQGYRCRRCGTVADRPTISEGQRVLTPGWYEPPVCSRRHLSKPLKRMGLTSTIVV is encoded by the coding sequence TTGATCATCGCCGCCGACGACACCGATTCATCCACTTGGATGTGCACCACCTTCCTGGCCACGGAGCTGGTGAGGGCCCTCCCAGACCTGGATGTTATCGGCCTTCCGCGCCTGGTGCGCCTCAACCCTGCCGTTCCCTGGAAGACCAGGGGCAACGGCGCCATATGCATCCGTGTCGGGAAGGGGACCGGCCGACCGCGCCCCATCGGCCGCATCGGGGAGCGGGAGATCCTCAGCTATGCCCGTTCCGTGCAGGAGCCGGACCCTGACGATGTCCTCGATCGCTGCCGGCCAATTCTGGAGAGATGGTCCCAGCTTGACGACTCCGATCCCGGTCTGGTGGTGTCCTCCCGCCCGCCCCGGCCGGACCTATACCTCCGCGCGGTGAGCGAGATAATCGCCAAGCAGGATGCCGTCAACGCGCTGCATGATGTGGACGCGAAGACATACGAGCTCAACTCCGGCCGGGGGCTCATAGGGGCCGCAGCGGCCGCGTCATGGTCGCCCCGAGACCGCACCTACGAGGTGCTCACCTATCGCCGCCAGGACCTGTGGGGCTCCCCCCGTGAGGTGTCCTCCCGGGACGTGTCCCTCCTGGACGAACGATTTCCCTCCACCTTCAACAACTACGATGCCTTGACCCAGCGGCCCGCCATCATTCCCCATACCACCTGCCCCATACTCTACGGCATCAGGGGCGACTCCCCCATGGACCTCATCGAGGCGCAGCGCTCCATATCCTCGGAACCGGTTGACCGCTGGATGCTCTTCATCAGCAACCAGGGGACGGACGACCACGTGCTGCGGGAATGGACCGACCTCGCCCCCAACCGCAGCTACGAGGTGGAGGGAGCGGTGCTCGCGTCACCCCGCACCGTCCCCGGCGGACACGTCATCTTCTCCATGAGCTCACGCGCGGGACCGCTGGAGTGCGCTGCCTACGAGCCCTCCAAGGGCTTCCGGGACCTGGTCCGGGCGCTTCTCCCCGGCGATCGCGTCAAGGTCATAGGAGAACTGCGGGAACAGCCCCGGACCCTCAACCTGGAGAAGTTCCAGGTGATCTCCTTAGCCCCAGCCACGGTCCGCAGCAACCCTCCCTGCCCAAGTTGCGGAAAGAACATGAAATCGGCGGGGCGAGGACAGGGATATCGTTGCCGCCGATGCGGTACCGTTGCCGACCGTCCAACCATCTCCGAGGGGCAGCGGGTGCTCACGCCTGGATGGTACGAGCCGCCGGTCTGCTCCCGCCGCCACCTTTCCAAACCGTTGAAGAGGATGGGCCTGACCTCGACCATTGTCGTATAA
- a CDS encoding acetyl-CoA C-acetyltransferase: MKEAVILSAARTAVGKYGGSLKNFSAPQLGAFAITEAVKRATLEPADIQECMMGIVLSAGTGQNPARQAALKAGLPVEIGSLNVNKICGSGLKTVMLAATSVRAGENDVVVAGGMESMSAAPYLLMEARFGYRMGDNKIVDHMVRDGLWDAPTDQHMGNTGEIVAERYNVTRQDADAISYQSHMKALAAMKAGKFDEEIFPVMIKSKKEEVAFRQDEGVRPDISMESLAKLRPAFKEGGVVTAGNASQLSDGAAAVVVASREYADEHGIKPLATIVDYHTGGTKPEWIMEAPIPTTRAVLKKAGMTIDDIDLFEHNEAFATASVAVKKELGVPDDRFNVNGGAIALGHPIGCSGTRVLTTLLYALKDRGAHTGLATLCLGGGNAVSMIVRRE, encoded by the coding sequence TTGAAGGAAGCAGTCATCCTCAGTGCCGCCCGCACTGCGGTCGGAAAATACGGAGGCTCGTTGAAGAACTTCTCCGCTCCCCAGCTGGGAGCGTTCGCCATCACCGAAGCGGTGAAAAGGGCTACCCTGGAGCCGGCGGACATACAGGAGTGCATGATGGGCATCGTCCTTTCCGCTGGTACCGGTCAGAACCCCGCTCGCCAGGCGGCGCTGAAGGCAGGCCTCCCGGTGGAGATAGGCTCGCTGAACGTGAACAAGATATGCGGCTCAGGCCTGAAGACGGTCATGCTGGCGGCGACATCGGTACGCGCCGGCGAGAACGACGTGGTTGTCGCCGGAGGCATGGAGAGCATGAGCGCTGCACCATACCTTCTGATGGAGGCGCGGTTCGGCTACCGCATGGGGGACAACAAGATAGTGGACCATATGGTCAGGGACGGTCTGTGGGACGCACCTACCGATCAGCACATGGGCAACACCGGCGAGATCGTGGCCGAGCGCTACAACGTCACTCGCCAGGACGCTGACGCCATCTCCTACCAGAGCCACATGAAGGCTCTGGCGGCCATGAAGGCTGGCAAGTTCGATGAGGAGATATTCCCGGTGATGATCAAGAGCAAGAAGGAAGAGGTCGCGTTCCGTCAGGACGAGGGTGTGCGGCCGGACATCTCCATGGAATCTCTCGCCAAGCTCAGGCCTGCGTTCAAGGAGGGGGGCGTCGTCACCGCAGGGAACGCCTCTCAGCTCAGCGACGGTGCCGCGGCCGTGGTGGTGGCATCGCGGGAGTATGCCGATGAGCATGGCATCAAGCCCCTGGCCACCATTGTTGACTACCACACTGGTGGAACGAAGCCGGAGTGGATCATGGAGGCCCCCATACCGACCACGCGAGCTGTGCTGAAGAAGGCGGGCATGACCATCGACGACATCGATCTGTTCGAGCATAACGAGGCCTTCGCCACCGCCTCGGTGGCCGTGAAGAAGGAGCTGGGAGTGCCGGACGACCGCTTCAACGTCAACGGAGGTGCCATCGCCCTCGGCCACCCCATCGGATGCTCTGGCACTAGGGTCTTGACCACTCTCCTGTACGCCCTGAAGGACCGCGGGGCACACACAGGCCTGGCCACCTTGTGCCTGGGAGGCGGCAACGCCGTCTCCATGATAGTGCGCCGGGAGTGA
- a CDS encoding M20 family metallo-hydrolase: protein MASVEKYRPDMIEEMKAMLRIPAMGPENGGQGELERSRFIEDLLRRSGFQDIRVFNSPDSRVASSVRPSVLARRNGKVERTVWIVSHMDTVSPGDMKAWTYPPFDGTVVDGKLYGRGSEDNGQAVISSIFAARSILDTGLDPDLGFGVAVVADEEAGSDHGIKYLIKEGLFGADDVIYVPDAGAADGSVIEIAEKSIIWLKVVVKGKQVHASTPEKGINALLVGSELLVFLSEQLRGRFPSRNPLFDPERSTFEPTKRLANVENVNTIPGEDVTFFDVRLLPEYDIQECVEAAQEVARIFEQRTGAVITVEAVRVDPAGQASRADGEGAKALSKAVRRVLGKSPTMTGIGGQTCANWFRLEGMDAYVWETLDEMAHRVDEYIRVDNLVNDAKVFSVLLSQLCYPGVIKDPLPDY from the coding sequence TTGGCATCTGTAGAGAAGTACCGGCCTGACATGATCGAGGAGATGAAGGCCATGCTGAGGATCCCGGCGATGGGACCGGAGAACGGGGGACAGGGGGAGCTGGAAAGGTCCCGCTTCATCGAGGATCTCCTGCGGAGGAGCGGCTTCCAGGACATCCGCGTCTTCAATTCCCCGGACAGCAGGGTCGCCTCCAGCGTGCGCCCCAGCGTCCTCGCCAGGCGCAATGGAAAGGTCGAGCGCACCGTTTGGATCGTATCTCACATGGACACCGTGTCCCCGGGGGACATGAAGGCTTGGACCTACCCCCCCTTCGACGGAACGGTGGTCGACGGGAAGCTGTACGGACGGGGCTCGGAGGACAATGGACAGGCGGTGATCTCCTCCATCTTCGCGGCCCGGTCCATTCTGGACACAGGGCTGGATCCCGACCTCGGGTTCGGGGTGGCCGTGGTGGCCGACGAGGAGGCCGGTTCCGACCATGGGATCAAGTACCTCATAAAGGAGGGGCTGTTCGGCGCCGATGACGTCATCTATGTCCCGGACGCCGGCGCGGCGGACGGCTCCGTCATCGAGATCGCTGAGAAGTCCATCATCTGGCTCAAGGTCGTGGTGAAAGGGAAGCAGGTGCACGCATCCACCCCCGAGAAGGGCATCAACGCTCTGCTGGTGGGCTCGGAGCTGCTGGTCTTCCTCTCTGAACAGCTGCGGGGCAGGTTCCCTTCCAGGAACCCTCTCTTTGACCCTGAACGCTCCACCTTCGAGCCCACCAAGCGGCTGGCCAACGTGGAGAACGTCAACACCATCCCCGGCGAGGACGTGACCTTCTTCGATGTCCGTCTTCTCCCTGAGTATGATATCCAGGAGTGCGTGGAGGCAGCCCAGGAGGTGGCGAGGATCTTCGAGCAGAGGACCGGGGCCGTTATTACTGTGGAGGCCGTCCGCGTGGACCCGGCAGGACAAGCCTCCCGGGCCGATGGGGAGGGTGCCAAGGCGCTGAGCAAGGCCGTGCGCCGGGTGCTCGGAAAGAGCCCCACCATGACCGGCATCGGGGGGCAGACCTGCGCCAACTGGTTCCGCCTCGAGGGGATGGACGCCTATGTGTGGGAAACGCTGGACGAGATGGCCCACCGGGTGGACGAGTACATCCGGGTGGACAACCTGGTCAATGATGCCAAGGTCTTCTCCGTGCTCCTGTCCCAGCTGTGCTACCCCGGGGTCATCAAGGACCCCCTGCCCGACTACTGA
- a CDS encoding RibD family protein, protein MLPYVIIHNAVSVDGRMDRVDVDLELYYSLISTWKEDLTLVGSETFMDADQWEAWVHDGTTDPSKPLLSVVDGRGRFKMWEKAVPSPYWRAGVALCSRSTPQDHLDYLNRVGVDVIVTGEEKVDLREALERLASDHGVKVIRVDSGGTLNGALLRAGLIDEVSVIVLPQLIGGTTPSSLFRAEDLPAGASPTSLELISSQELKNGTLWLRYRVLK, encoded by the coding sequence ATGTTGCCGTATGTCATCATTCACAACGCCGTGAGCGTGGACGGAAGAATGGACCGGGTGGACGTGGACCTGGAGCTGTACTACTCGCTCATCTCCACATGGAAGGAGGACCTCACCCTGGTAGGCTCCGAGACCTTCATGGACGCCGATCAGTGGGAGGCGTGGGTGCATGATGGCACCACCGACCCCTCCAAGCCGTTGCTGTCGGTCGTGGACGGCCGGGGACGGTTCAAGATGTGGGAGAAGGCCGTGCCTTCCCCGTACTGGCGGGCGGGGGTGGCCCTGTGCTCCCGGTCGACGCCTCAGGACCACCTCGACTACCTCAACCGGGTGGGGGTGGACGTCATCGTCACCGGGGAGGAGAAGGTGGACCTGAGGGAGGCCCTCGAACGTCTGGCCAGCGACCACGGTGTGAAGGTGATCAGGGTCGACAGCGGGGGCACCCTCAACGGAGCCCTGCTCCGGGCCGGGCTCATCGACGAGGTGAGCGTGATAGTGCTGCCTCAGCTCATCGGCGGCACGACCCCCAGCTCCCTGTTCCGGGCTGAAGATCTACCCGCAGGGGCCTCCCCCACCTCCCTGGAGCTGATCTCCTCGCAGGAGCTGAAGAACGGGACGCTGTGGCTGCGCTACCGCGTCCTTAAGTGA
- the ftsY gene encoding signal recognition particle-docking protein FtsY → MFDSLKKKLSALRGKATELPSNAEEAVGDSGRKIDEKEVDELLWELELGLMESDVALPVIEEIKNNVREGLVGKRVDRKYSLDKVVESSLRNAIEAVLKKSEFDFDGYVSSHERPVIIMFVGINGTGKTTAIAKLANRLQKQGLTTVLSASDTFRAGAIEQLTVHSERLGTKIVKHQSGGDPAAVAYDAVDHAKAKRRDVVLVDTAGRMQTNTNLMDEMKKIKRVISPHLVIFVGDSLAGNDAIEQAVAFDKAVGIDAVILTKIDTDAKGGAALSIANAIGKPIAFLSTGQGYEDIIKFDSKWMLERLFSE, encoded by the coding sequence CTGTTCGACTCGCTCAAGAAGAAGCTTTCCGCGCTTCGGGGCAAGGCGACAGAGCTGCCCTCCAACGCTGAGGAGGCGGTCGGCGACAGCGGCCGCAAGATAGACGAGAAGGAGGTCGACGAGCTCCTGTGGGAGCTGGAGCTGGGTCTTATGGAATCCGACGTCGCCCTGCCGGTCATCGAAGAGATCAAGAACAATGTCCGCGAGGGACTGGTCGGCAAGAGGGTCGACCGCAAGTACAGCCTTGATAAGGTCGTGGAATCCTCCCTGCGCAATGCCATAGAAGCGGTCCTCAAGAAGAGCGAGTTCGATTTTGATGGTTATGTGAGCTCGCATGAGAGGCCGGTCATCATAATGTTCGTGGGCATCAACGGCACGGGCAAGACCACGGCCATCGCCAAGCTCGCCAACCGGCTGCAGAAGCAAGGCCTCACCACGGTGCTGTCCGCCTCCGATACCTTCCGTGCAGGCGCCATCGAGCAGCTCACCGTGCACTCCGAGAGGCTGGGAACCAAGATCGTGAAGCACCAGTCGGGCGGGGACCCTGCAGCGGTGGCCTACGACGCGGTGGACCATGCCAAGGCCAAGCGCCGGGACGTGGTCCTCGTGGACACCGCCGGACGGATGCAGACCAACACCAACCTCATGGACGAGATGAAGAAGATCAAGAGGGTCATCAGCCCCCATCTGGTCATCTTTGTGGGCGACTCCCTGGCGGGGAACGATGCCATAGAGCAGGCGGTGGCCTTCGACAAGGCGGTGGGGATAGACGCGGTGATATTGACGAAGATCGATACCGATGCCAAGGGCGGAGCGGCGCTGTCCATCGCCAACGCCATCGGGAAGCCCATCGCCTTCCTGTCCACCGGGCAGGGGTACGAGGATATCATCAAGTTCGACAGCAAGTGGATGCTGGAGCGCCTGTTCTCGGAATGA
- the pfdA gene encoding prefoldin subunit alpha, protein MNEQELRQAMSTLELFRAQLESIAENQQLIQLSLEELGRARETLNQFQNAKEGDELLVPIGGNSFVFAKVATNAKAIVGIGTGISVEKSMDEAIKTMDDRSKELLDTMNKLNDRRLAIEEQANVLSQAVQQEVQALQRSN, encoded by the coding sequence ATGAACGAGCAGGAGCTGCGGCAGGCGATGTCCACACTGGAGCTCTTTCGGGCCCAGTTGGAGAGCATCGCGGAGAACCAGCAGCTCATTCAGCTCTCCCTGGAGGAGCTGGGAAGGGCGAGGGAGACCTTGAACCAGTTCCAGAACGCCAAGGAAGGCGACGAGCTGCTGGTGCCGATCGGCGGCAATTCCTTCGTGTTCGCCAAGGTGGCCACCAACGCCAAGGCAATTGTGGGCATCGGGACCGGCATCTCGGTGGAGAAGAGCATGGACGAGGCCATCAAGACCATGGACGACCGCTCCAAGGAGCTGCTGGACACCATGAACAAGCTCAACGATCGCCGGCTGGCCATCGAGGAGCAGGCCAACGTGCTCTCGCAGGCCGTACAGCAAGAGGTCCAGGCGCTTCAGCGCAGTAACTGA
- a CDS encoding 50S ribosomal protein LX: MKAYRANGEFKTGKFSWQKFSIEIAAENEAGVTEQIYSNLGSRHKLNRTQIRIAEIKSIQGDEIISHTVKYLAEGH; this comes from the coding sequence ATGAAGGCCTATCGCGCTAACGGTGAGTTCAAGACCGGAAAGTTCAGCTGGCAGAAGTTCAGCATCGAGATCGCCGCTGAGAATGAGGCCGGTGTCACCGAGCAGATCTATTCTAACTTGGGAAGCCGCCACAAGCTCAACCGCACGCAGATCAGGATCGCCGAGATCAAGTCCATACAGGGCGATGAGATCATCAGCCACACTGTAAAGTACCTCGCTGAGGGTCACTGA